The Betta splendens chromosome 4, fBetSpl5.4, whole genome shotgun sequence genome contains a region encoding:
- the znf648 gene encoding zinc finger protein 648: MSLWHIPHSTCSRERIILQSIRIHVSSFKHMRVILSQSAETMAEEMSPQLSRKVPTTVVEKGVKRKQDRHCVTDSDPQGRVKSKDTLSESDLGILYLNPQTPSWSLVQQFAQLSSGEGKGGCEDAKFLENNDTHSGEKNKRTCCKIPKMHQSASQLESKLKELNVKKHSSERGENKSRKKNANSASVKKKCDDNKIPRLLVAMKKRSEVDTEHRPFKCTHCHWAFKKLCNLQSHLQTHTGLKPHVCDICGKAYSHQGTLQQHKRLHTGERPYHCPFCVKTYIWSSDYRKHIRTHTGEKPYVCDTCGKDFIRSSDLRKHERNMHTNDKPFPCTHCGKTFNKPLSLKRHERKHLGERPFSCPDCGKAFALASRMVEHQKIHAGVRPYACSVCSKCFTKSSNLTEHEAIHSGVRPHKCAECGVGFAMASRLVRHQYVHNKEKFHSCTGCSKNFSQLATLKIHQEQTCSGRIFVCVECDKSFQCAAKLSQHMLNHRDKNA, encoded by the exons ATGTCTCTGTGGCACATCCCTCACTCCACCTGCTCAAGAGAAAGG ATTATTTTACAGAGCATAAGGATACATGTGAGCAGCTTCAAACACATGCGGGTGATTTTATCCCAAAGTGCAGAGACCATGGCTGAAGAAATGTCCCCACAGCTGTCAAGAAAGGTGCCCACAACTGTTGTTGAAAAAGGCGTTAAAAGGAAACAAGACAGACACTGTGTCACGGATTCTGATCCACAAGGACGGGTCAAAAGTAAGGACACATTGTCAGAGAGCGATTTAGGAATCCTCTATCTGAATCCTCAAACACCAAGTTGGTCTCTCGTACAGCAGTTTGCACAACTTTCCTcaggagaaggaaaaggaggctGCGAGGATGCTAAATTTCTGGAAAACAATGACACACATTCTGGTGAAAAGAACAAGAGGACCTGTTGTAAAATCCCCAAGATGCACCAATCAGCCAGCCAGCTGGAGTCAAAACTCAAAGAGCTCAACGTCAAGAAGCATTCTTCAGAACGTGGTGAAAataagagcaggaagaagaacgCAAACAGCGCTTCAGTTAAGAAAAAGTGTGACGACAACAAGATCCCTCGGCTCTTAGTAGCGATGAAAAAACGCAGCGAGGTTGACACAGAGCATCGCCCCTTTAAGTGCACACATTGTCACTGGGCCTTCAAGAAGCTCTGCAACCTGCAGAgtcacctgcaaacacacaccggCCTCAAGCCGCATGTCTGTGACATCTGCGGAAAGGCTTACTCCCACCAGGgcacgctgcagcagcacaagcgTCTGCACACGGGTGAAAGACCCTACCACTGCCCCTTCTGCGTGAAGACCTACATCTGGTCCTCGGATTACCGCAAGCACATCCGCACACACACCGGCGAAAAGCCCTATGTCTGCGACACTTGTGGGAAGGACTTCATCCGCTCCTCTGACCTGCGGAAGCACGAGAGAAACATGCACACCAACGACAAGCCCTTTCCCTGCACGCACTGTGGCAAGACCTTCAACAAGCCCCTCTCCTTGAAGCGCCACGAGCGCAAGCACCTGGGGGAGAGGCCCTTCTCCTGCCCCGACTGTGGGAAGGCGTTCGCTTTGGCCAGTCGCATGGTGGAGCACCAGAAGATCCACGCCGGCGTGCGTCCATACGCCTGCTCCGTGTGCTCCAAGTGCTTCACCAAGTCCTCCAACCTGACCGAGCACGAGGCAATCCACAGCGGCGTGCGGCCCCACAAGTGCGCGGAGTGCGGCGTGGGGTTCGCCATGGCTTCGCGCCTCGTGCGCCACCAGTACGTCCACAACAAGGAGAAGTTCCACAGCTGCACGGGCTGCAGCAAGAATTTCAGCCAACTGGCCACGCTGAAGATTCACCAAGAGCAAACATGCTCGGGGAGAATCTTTGTCTGTGTGGAGTGCGACAAGTCGTTTCAGTGCGCTGCAAAACTTTCACAGCACATGCTGAACCACAGGGACAAGAATGCCTGA